TATGCCATGGTGCCCTCACTCTCCGCGTCATAAAACTCAATCCGTGGACGTTCTGGATTCAGTGTGCAGCATTTCCCGCCTTCCCTGCTCGGTTGTCCACAGGTAGGGCGTCTAGACACAGATTTTCCGTTATTCACAGGCCACGTAGTCCCCGGCGTTATCCCCTAACTCCGGTGTGCGCGGTCGTGGGGATTATGCTGGAGAGCATGAGCATCAACGTGTTGGAACCCGGTTATGGCAAAGACGCCGTGGAGTATATGAAGGCGTGGAGTCTGCAGCAGCGGATCCATGACGAGGTAGTTTCCGGGAATGTTCAGCCGACCGTGATCATGCTGGAGCATCCGCCAACGTACACAGCGGGCCGCCGCACACAAGATTCCGATCGCCCCACTGACGGAACCCCGGTAGTCGATGTTGACCGCGGCGGTCTCATTACGTGGCATGGCCCCGGCCAGCTGGTGGCCTACCCGATCGTTCCTCTACGGGATCGTGCCGCGATCAAATCCTTCGTGTGGGCGTTGGAAGAAGCGATCATCAAGACTGTCGCTGATTTCGGGATCACCGCCCAGCGCGTCGAGCATCGCGCGGGCGTCTGGGTGCTGAAAGAGGGCGTACAGGATGAGAAGATCGCCGCGATCGGCCTCCACATCGATAACGGTGTTTCGATGCATGGGCTCTCCCTCAACGTCAACAACAGCCTCGCCCCCTACGATGTGATTGTTCCGTGCGGTATCCAGGATGCCGGAGTCACCACGATGGCGTTGCAGGCAGGCAGGAACATCGAAGTGGCCGATGTGGTTGAGTCCTTAAGCGGGCACCTCTTGGAGGAGCTTGCCCCCGTGGTTA
The Pseudoglutamicibacter albus DNA segment above includes these coding regions:
- the lipB gene encoding lipoyl(octanoyl) transferase LipB yields the protein MLESMSINVLEPGYGKDAVEYMKAWSLQQRIHDEVVSGNVQPTVIMLEHPPTYTAGRRTQDSDRPTDGTPVVDVDRGGLITWHGPGQLVAYPIVPLRDRAAIKSFVWALEEAIIKTVADFGITAQRVEHRAGVWVLKEGVQDEKIAAIGLHIDNGVSMHGLSLNVNNSLAPYDVIVPCGIQDAGVTTMALQAGRNIEVADVVESLSGHLLEELAPVVTTPENESEQQNIKENTQA